In a genomic window of Saccharothrix sp. HUAS TT1:
- a CDS encoding S8 family serine peptidase — MRQKNTKSPLRAVAIRAVTLLGVAATGIVVVSAPAAAENAILGANAQGAVKDRYIVKLKDVPGALQAASTDKAKRYGGELRHRLDLINGFSVTMTEQRARRLAADPEVAYVQQAHLMTVADTQTNPPNWGDDRIDQRDLPLNNAYTYPTNAGQGAHVYVLDTGINAGHTDFTGRTSTGYDFVDGDANPGDCHGHGTHVAGTAAGTRYGVAKKATVHAVRVLDCQGSGANDDIIAGINWVRTNAVKPAVVNYSIGCRQRCSDPSLDNAVKALITSGVQFVMAAGNSTDDACGYSPQYVTAGVTVGNSTSSDARSSTSNYGSCLDIWAPGTNIVSASHTSTTGTATMTGTSMASPHVAGAMAVYLSQNPSATPAQARDALVTNATSGKLTGIGSGSPNRLLYTGFMTGDPGPDPDPTDCANTNADNVTIRDLTTVESPISLTCSGAASASSTVQLDIKHTFRGDLVIDLIAPDGSAYRLKNSSSTDSADNVTGTATVNLSAESRSGTWKLRVRDVVANDVGYIDSWTLTL, encoded by the coding sequence ATGCGACAAAAGAACACGAAGTCCCCCCTGCGCGCGGTGGCGATCAGAGCGGTCACGCTGCTCGGGGTCGCCGCCACCGGCATCGTCGTGGTGTCCGCGCCGGCGGCCGCCGAGAACGCGATCCTCGGCGCGAACGCGCAGGGCGCGGTCAAGGACCGCTACATCGTCAAGCTCAAGGACGTCCCCGGCGCCCTGCAAGCGGCCTCGACCGACAAGGCCAAGCGCTACGGCGGCGAACTGCGCCACCGCCTCGACCTGATCAACGGGTTCTCGGTCACCATGACCGAGCAGCGGGCGCGCAGGCTGGCCGCCGACCCCGAGGTCGCCTACGTCCAGCAGGCGCACCTGATGACGGTCGCCGACACCCAGACCAACCCGCCGAACTGGGGCGACGACCGCATCGACCAGCGCGACCTGCCGCTGAACAACGCCTACACCTACCCGACCAACGCGGGTCAGGGCGCGCACGTGTACGTGCTCGACACCGGCATCAACGCCGGTCACACCGACTTCACCGGCCGCACCTCGACCGGCTACGACTTCGTCGACGGCGACGCCAACCCCGGCGACTGCCACGGTCACGGCACCCACGTCGCCGGCACCGCCGCGGGCACCCGCTACGGCGTGGCCAAGAAGGCGACGGTCCACGCGGTGCGCGTGCTGGACTGCCAGGGCTCGGGCGCCAACGACGACATCATCGCGGGCATCAACTGGGTCCGCACCAACGCGGTCAAGCCCGCCGTGGTCAACTACAGCATCGGCTGCCGCCAGCGCTGCTCGGACCCGTCGCTGGACAACGCGGTGAAGGCGCTGATCACCAGCGGCGTGCAGTTCGTCATGGCCGCGGGCAACTCCACCGACGACGCGTGCGGCTACAGCCCCCAGTACGTCACCGCGGGCGTGACGGTCGGCAACAGCACCAGCTCCGACGCCCGGTCCAGCACCAGCAACTACGGCTCCTGCCTGGACATCTGGGCCCCCGGCACGAACATCGTGTCGGCGTCGCACACCAGCACCACCGGGACCGCGACGATGACCGGCACCTCGATGGCGTCCCCCCACGTGGCCGGCGCGATGGCGGTGTACCTGTCGCAGAACCCCTCCGCCACCCCGGCGCAGGCCCGTGACGCGCTGGTCACCAACGCCACCTCCGGCAAGCTGACCGGCATCGGCTCGGGCTCCCCGAACCGCCTGCTCTACACCGGGTTCATGACCGGCGACCCCGGCCCCGACCCGGACCCGACGGACTGCGCGAACACCAACGCCGACAACGTCACGATCCGTGACCTCACCACCGTCGAGAGCCCGATCAGCCTGACCTGCTCCGGCGCCGCGTCGGCGTCCAGCACCGTCCAGCTCGACATCAAGCACACCTTCCGCGGTGACCTGGTGATCGACCTGATCGCCCCGGACGGCAGCGCGTACCGGCTCAAGAACTCCAGCAGCACCGACAGCGCCGACAACGTCACCGGCACCGCCACGGTCAACCTGTCCGCCGAATCCCGCAGCGGGACCTGGAAGCTGCGGGTGCGCGACGTCGTCGCCAACGACGTCGGCTACATCGACTCGTGGACGCTGACCCTCTGA
- a CDS encoding FAD-dependent oxidoreductase yields the protein MSAFPGLPLFLLNGREVPPSGRDRRARLLPGRPGRARPEGGHEPRVAVVGGGIAGVAAAVALAERGVRVVLHERHDQLGGRVRGWTTPTGETMTRGFHAFFRQYYNLRALLRRADPDLARLRPVADYPLLHANGTRESFARLPLTPPWNVAGFVLRSDTFALRDLARMDTRAATALFDVSLPRTYAELDDVDADRLLRDIRFPDAARHLAFEVFSRSFFAHPSALSAAELVTMFHIYFLGSSEGLLFDVPDDPYPAAIWEPMREHLLALGVEVRTGSAVERVTRRADGLRVTAGDEQDVDAVVLAMDVKGLRALTGASPDLVTPQWRARVADLRTTPPFLVSRLWLDRPARADRAPFLGTSGFRWLDNVSVLDHFEGEARDYRDRTGGSVVELHAYALDEGCDQDAVATGLARELEAVYPELAGARVRQAEHVLSADCPLFAPGSFTARPTVTTPDPAVVVAGDLARVDLPVALMERAATTGFLAANALLDRWGLRGHDLWTVPNRGRSALLRRAAGRARSKARA from the coding sequence ATGAGCGCGTTCCCCGGCCTGCCGCTGTTCCTGCTCAACGGTCGGGAGGTCCCGCCGTCGGGCCGGGACCGCCGAGCGCGCCTGCTGCCCGGACGTCCCGGGCGGGCACGGCCCGAAGGCGGGCACGAGCCGCGCGTCGCCGTCGTCGGCGGGGGCATCGCCGGGGTCGCCGCGGCGGTCGCCCTGGCCGAGCGCGGCGTGCGGGTGGTGCTGCACGAGCGGCACGACCAGCTGGGCGGCAGGGTCCGCGGCTGGACCACCCCGACCGGCGAGACGATGACCCGCGGGTTCCACGCCTTCTTCCGGCAGTACTACAACCTGCGCGCCTTGCTGCGCCGCGCCGACCCGGACCTGGCGCGGCTGCGCCCGGTGGCGGACTACCCGCTGCTGCACGCCAACGGCACCCGGGAGAGCTTCGCGCGGCTGCCGCTGACACCGCCGTGGAACGTGGCCGGGTTCGTGCTGCGCAGCGACACGTTCGCGCTGAGGGACCTGGCCAGGATGGACACCCGCGCGGCCACCGCCCTGTTCGACGTGTCGCTGCCGCGCACCTACGCCGAGCTGGACGACGTCGACGCCGACCGCCTCCTGCGCGACATCCGCTTCCCCGACGCCGCCCGGCACCTGGCGTTCGAGGTGTTCTCGCGCAGCTTCTTCGCCCACCCGTCCGCGCTGTCGGCCGCCGAACTCGTGACCATGTTCCACATCTACTTCCTCGGCTCCAGCGAGGGCCTGCTGTTCGACGTGCCCGACGACCCGTACCCGGCGGCGATCTGGGAGCCGATGCGCGAGCACCTGCTGGCGCTCGGCGTGGAGGTCCGCACCGGCAGCGCGGTCGAGCGGGTCACCCGCCGCGCCGACGGCCTCCGGGTGACCGCGGGTGACGAGCAGGACGTGGACGCCGTCGTGCTCGCGATGGACGTCAAGGGCCTGCGCGCCCTGACAGGCGCCTCACCGGACCTCGTGACACCGCAGTGGCGCGCGCGGGTCGCGGACCTGCGCACGACACCGCCGTTCCTGGTGAGCAGGCTGTGGCTGGACCGCCCGGCGCGGGCCGACCGCGCCCCGTTCCTGGGCACCAGCGGCTTCCGGTGGCTGGACAACGTCAGCGTGCTCGACCACTTCGAGGGCGAGGCGCGCGACTACCGCGACCGCACCGGCGGCTCCGTGGTGGAGTTGCACGCCTATGCCCTCGACGAGGGCTGCGACCAGGACGCGGTGGCGACCGGGCTGGCGCGCGAGCTGGAGGCGGTCTACCCGGAGCTGGCCGGCGCCCGGGTGCGCCAGGCGGAACACGTCCTGTCCGCCGACTGCCCCCTGTTCGCACCCGGCTCGTTCACCGCCCGCCCCACCGTCACCACCCCCGACCCGGCCGTGGTGGTCGCCGGCGACCTGGCCCGCGTCGACCTGCCCGTCGCGCTCATGGAACGCGCCGCCACCACCGGCTTCCTCGCCGCCAACGCCCTGCTCGACCGCTGGGGCCTGCGCGGCCACGACCTGTGGACCGTGCCCAACCGCGGTCGCTCAGCCCTCCTGCGCCGCGCCGCCGGCAGGGCTCGGAGCAAGGCACGGGCCTGA
- a CDS encoding carotenoid biosynthesis protein, producing MSMPLAARLPVRAAPIVAWLSGVGVVVSQIVYSRTEPADRLLTTVLAVVLFCVASVLDAASRFGVRAAGALVLVAGGGGLVAEAVGVRAGFPFGSYSYTGTLGAQVLGVPVVVPMAWVMMAWPALLVGRALANRLAGGAWAVVPVATWALASWDVFLDPQMVDAGHWTWVDPTPALPGVAGIPLTNFAGWLVVAALITGALHALLDREPGAGDVDLRHGPAPALYLWTYGSSVWAHAAFFDRPGSSVVGGLLMGLVAVPFAVVLWRAHR from the coding sequence ATGTCGATGCCGTTGGCCGCCCGCCTTCCCGTCCGAGCAGCGCCGATCGTGGCCTGGTTGTCCGGGGTCGGCGTGGTGGTCAGCCAGATCGTCTACTCCAGGACCGAGCCCGCCGACCGGCTGCTCACCACGGTGCTCGCGGTCGTGCTGTTCTGCGTGGCGTCGGTGCTCGACGCGGCCTCCCGCTTCGGGGTCCGCGCGGCGGGGGCGCTGGTGCTGGTGGCGGGTGGCGGCGGGCTGGTGGCCGAGGCGGTCGGCGTGCGCGCCGGGTTCCCGTTCGGCTCCTACTCCTACACCGGGACGCTGGGCGCGCAGGTGCTGGGCGTGCCGGTGGTGGTGCCGATGGCGTGGGTGATGATGGCCTGGCCGGCGTTGCTGGTGGGGCGGGCGCTGGCGAACCGGCTCGCGGGCGGCGCCTGGGCGGTGGTGCCGGTGGCGACGTGGGCGCTGGCGTCGTGGGACGTGTTCCTGGACCCGCAGATGGTCGACGCGGGCCACTGGACGTGGGTGGACCCGACGCCCGCGCTGCCCGGCGTGGCCGGCATCCCGCTGACGAACTTCGCGGGGTGGCTGGTGGTCGCCGCGCTGATCACCGGCGCGCTGCACGCGCTGCTCGACCGCGAGCCCGGCGCGGGCGACGTCGACCTGCGGCACGGTCCCGCGCCCGCGCTGTACCTGTGGACCTACGGCTCGTCGGTGTGGGCGCACGCGGCGTTCTTCGACCGGCCCGGCTCGTCGGTGGTCGGTGGGCTGCTGATGGGCCTGGTCGCGGTGCCGTTCGCGGTGGTGCTGTGGCGGGCGCACCGGTGA
- a CDS encoding BTAD domain-containing putative transcriptional regulator: MPQVSLLGPVEARGPLGAVALIGARQRAVLGVLALHAGSVLPFTRLVDALWGDDPPRTAIKTLHSHVARIRRALADSGLRDVLLTREPGYLLVGGDVDVRRFEALVRAGRGERSPARAAELFRAGTELWRGDAFADVALTGWALREVDRLHELRLSAWEDLWDAELRAGGHEAAVVELPALLAAHPTSERLTRLHMLALYRSGRHTDALDAFQRVRRLLAEEFGVDPGPEVVELHTAILRRDPALDVATGRAPAELPARVGHFAGRGEELARLDQLLTESGDLPVAVISGPAGMGKTSLAVEWGHRVAPRFPDGRLFLDLRGHDPERALSGAQALAHVLRVLDVPEDRIPADEGERAALYRTLVHDRRCVIVLDNADAVQDVLPLVPGGGATLLVVTTRQSAAALAAWHAVHAVPLDALSHDESVALLRAVLGERRVEAEPEAISALAKLCGGMPLALRIAAARLLGSPRRAVGSFVAELAGARLDGLAVEGDSRTVRTVIASAYHPLDEESARVFRRAGVAPGPTFSSWLAAALSDIGSARESLASLSAAHLVTEVEPDRFRFHDLIREYARSRLTGDDEAQATARLLDWYAQAAHEVNLLANPARDLVRPVIRHPWREPPFRPDRHAALTFLEGERENLLPVVQLARDRGDLTAAWQLTYLLTGFYEATGHWHERVELCRVATDAAGRLGDQAAEAEMLRALGVALFMTRRLVEAIDANHKALVIVRRIGDLAGEGHVHNNIANALAELRRFDEAVRSHLLAVDCCTRAGNRLGLALSQRNLGHTYIRMGDAEASLAPLRGALEVFRELGNARLEAGTLDTLGEAHLLRGEPDVALRDLEQALDLSRESGDRWLEWEVLADIRVAHLERAGHGVEHLERALAISHEVDDRHGAATVLDLLGRAHLRAGDLDAAAGALAAALAERSRVPDPFEEAHVHRDLGDLAARRGDEVAARGHWDRAVRLYRQVGATAEAEATGRT; encoded by the coding sequence GTGCCGCAGGTCAGCCTGCTCGGACCGGTCGAGGCGCGTGGTCCGCTGGGCGCGGTGGCGCTGATCGGCGCACGGCAGCGGGCGGTGCTGGGCGTGCTCGCGCTGCACGCCGGCAGCGTGCTGCCGTTCACCCGGCTCGTGGACGCGTTGTGGGGCGACGACCCGCCGCGCACCGCGATCAAGACCCTGCACAGCCACGTCGCCCGCATCCGCCGCGCGCTGGCCGACTCCGGGCTTCGCGACGTGCTGCTCACCCGTGAGCCCGGCTACCTGCTGGTGGGCGGTGACGTCGACGTGCGCCGGTTCGAGGCGCTGGTCCGGGCCGGGCGCGGTGAACGGTCACCGGCGCGCGCGGCCGAGCTGTTCCGCGCCGGGACGGAGTTGTGGCGCGGTGACGCGTTCGCCGACGTCGCGCTGACCGGGTGGGCGCTGCGCGAGGTGGACCGGCTGCACGAGCTGCGGCTCTCGGCCTGGGAGGACCTGTGGGACGCGGAGCTGCGCGCGGGCGGGCACGAGGCGGCCGTGGTGGAACTCCCCGCCCTGCTCGCCGCCCACCCCACCAGTGAACGCCTGACCAGGCTGCACATGCTGGCGCTGTACCGGTCGGGCAGGCACACCGACGCGCTGGACGCCTTCCAGCGGGTGCGCCGGCTGCTCGCCGAGGAGTTCGGCGTCGACCCCGGCCCGGAGGTGGTCGAGCTCCACACCGCGATCCTGCGCCGCGACCCGGCCCTGGACGTGGCGACCGGTCGGGCGCCCGCCGAGCTGCCCGCCCGGGTGGGGCACTTCGCCGGGCGCGGTGAGGAGCTGGCCCGCCTGGACCAGCTCCTCACCGAGAGCGGTGACCTGCCGGTGGCGGTGATCTCCGGTCCCGCCGGGATGGGCAAGACCTCCTTGGCGGTGGAGTGGGGCCACCGGGTCGCGCCCCGGTTCCCCGACGGGCGGCTGTTCCTCGACCTGCGCGGTCACGACCCGGAACGCGCGTTGTCGGGCGCCCAAGCGCTCGCGCACGTGCTGCGCGTGCTGGACGTGCCCGAAGACCGCATCCCCGCCGACGAGGGCGAGCGCGCGGCGCTGTACCGGACGCTGGTGCACGACCGGCGGTGCGTGATCGTGCTCGACAACGCCGACGCGGTGCAGGACGTCCTGCCGCTCGTGCCCGGTGGCGGCGCGACGTTGCTCGTGGTGACGACGAGGCAGTCGGCCGCCGCGCTGGCCGCCTGGCACGCCGTCCACGCCGTGCCGCTGGACGCCCTGTCGCACGACGAGTCGGTGGCCCTGCTGCGCGCCGTGCTGGGTGAGCGGCGGGTCGAGGCGGAGCCGGAGGCGATCTCGGCCCTGGCGAAGCTGTGCGGCGGGATGCCGCTCGCCCTGCGGATCGCCGCGGCCCGGCTGCTCGGCAGTCCGCGCAGGGCGGTCGGGTCGTTCGTCGCCGAGTTGGCCGGCGCCCGGCTGGACGGGCTCGCCGTGGAGGGCGACTCGCGGACCGTGCGCACCGTCATCGCGAGCGCCTACCACCCGCTGGACGAGGAATCGGCACGCGTGTTCCGCCGGGCCGGCGTCGCGCCGGGCCCGACGTTCAGCTCCTGGTTGGCGGCGGCCCTGTCCGACATCGGGTCGGCGCGCGAGTCGCTGGCCTCGTTGAGCGCGGCGCACCTGGTCACCGAGGTCGAGCCGGACCGCTTCCGGTTCCACGACCTGATCCGCGAGTACGCCCGGAGCAGGCTCACCGGCGACGACGAGGCGCAGGCGACCGCGCGCCTGCTGGACTGGTACGCGCAGGCCGCGCACGAGGTGAACCTGCTGGCGAACCCGGCGCGCGACCTGGTGCGGCCGGTGATCCGCCACCCGTGGCGCGAGCCGCCGTTCCGGCCCGACCGGCACGCCGCCCTGACGTTCCTCGAAGGTGAGCGGGAGAACTTGCTGCCCGTGGTGCAGCTCGCCCGCGACCGGGGCGACCTGACCGCCGCCTGGCAGCTCACCTACCTGCTGACCGGCTTCTACGAGGCGACCGGGCACTGGCACGAGCGGGTCGAGCTGTGCCGGGTCGCCACCGACGCCGCCGGCCGGCTCGGTGACCAGGCCGCCGAGGCGGAGATGCTGCGGGCGCTGGGCGTCGCGCTGTTCATGACCCGCCGGCTGGTGGAGGCGATCGACGCCAACCACAAGGCGCTGGTGATCGTGCGGCGGATCGGCGACCTGGCCGGCGAGGGGCACGTGCACAACAACATCGCCAACGCCCTGGCCGAGCTGCGCCGGTTCGACGAGGCGGTGCGATCGCACCTGCTCGCGGTGGACTGCTGCACCCGCGCGGGAAACCGGCTCGGCTTGGCGTTGTCCCAGCGCAACCTCGGGCACACCTACATCCGCATGGGTGACGCGGAGGCGAGCCTCGCACCGCTGCGCGGAGCCCTGGAGGTGTTCCGCGAGCTGGGCAACGCCCGGCTGGAAGCGGGCACGCTGGACACGCTCGGCGAGGCGCACCTGCTGCGCGGCGAGCCGGACGTGGCGTTGCGCGACCTGGAGCAGGCCCTGGACCTGAGCCGCGAGAGCGGCGACCGGTGGCTGGAGTGGGAGGTGCTGGCCGACATCAGGGTGGCGCACCTGGAGCGGGCCGGGCACGGTGTCGAGCACCTGGAGCGGGCGCTGGCGATCAGCCACGAGGTGGACGACCGCCACGGCGCCGCCACCGTGCTCGACCTGCTCGGCCGCGCCCACCTGCGGGCGGGCGACCTCGACGCGGCAGCGGGAGCGCTGGCGGCCGCGCTGGCCGAGCGCTCCCGCGTGCCGGACCCTTTCGAGGAGGCCCACGTGCACCGCGACCTGGGCGACCTCGCCGCCCGCCGCGGCGACGAGGTCGCCGCGCGCGGGCACTGGGACCGCGCGGTCCGGTTGTACCGGCAGGTCGGCGCGACGGCCGAGGCCGAGGCTACTGGCCGGACTTGA
- a CDS encoding glycosyltransferase family 2 protein, producing the protein MLGALVTGGSAAAVLGTAHAVVNARLVRTPPADPPPCAEPVSVLVPARDEAHRIGPTVRSLLAQRGVPDLEVLVCDDGSTDGTADVVRAVVAGDPRVRVITGSPPPDGLPGKPAACARLAREARGRVLVCVDADVVLEPHAVAAAVHLLRTARLDAVSPFPRQLADDVPTRLVQPLLQWSWMVFLPLRWAERTSRESSSAANGQFFVIDAQALRRCGGFEAVADAVLDDIALMRAVKRSGGRGAVADGSGVARCRMYEGWAEVAAGYEKSLWAATGSPVRAALLAAVLGWVFVLPPVAALAGSRVGWLGYAAAVVGRVVTARRTGGRAWPDALAHPVSVGVLLRLLAGSWRARRAGTLTWKNRPLHGSR; encoded by the coding sequence GTGCTGGGGGCGTTGGTCACCGGCGGGTCGGCGGCGGCCGTGCTCGGCACCGCGCACGCCGTGGTGAACGCGCGGCTGGTGCGCACCCCGCCGGCCGACCCGCCGCCGTGCGCGGAACCGGTGTCCGTGCTGGTCCCCGCGCGCGACGAGGCGCACCGCATCGGGCCGACGGTGCGGTCGTTGCTGGCGCAGCGGGGCGTGCCCGACCTGGAGGTGCTGGTCTGCGACGACGGGTCGACCGACGGCACCGCCGACGTGGTCCGCGCCGTCGTCGCGGGTGACCCCAGGGTGCGGGTGATCACCGGCTCACCCCCTCCGGACGGCCTGCCCGGCAAGCCCGCGGCGTGCGCGCGGCTCGCCCGTGAGGCGCGTGGCCGGGTGCTGGTGTGCGTGGACGCCGACGTCGTGCTGGAGCCGCACGCGGTGGCAGCGGCCGTGCACCTGCTGCGAACGGCCCGGCTCGACGCGGTGTCACCCTTCCCGCGCCAACTGGCCGACGACGTCCCGACGCGCCTCGTGCAGCCGCTGCTGCAGTGGTCCTGGATGGTGTTCCTGCCGCTGCGGTGGGCCGAGCGGACCTCGCGCGAATCGTCGAGCGCGGCGAACGGCCAGTTCTTCGTCATCGACGCGCAGGCCCTGCGGCGCTGCGGCGGGTTCGAGGCGGTGGCCGACGCCGTGCTGGACGACATCGCGCTCATGCGGGCGGTGAAGCGGTCCGGTGGTCGCGGTGCGGTGGCCGACGGCTCCGGTGTGGCGCGGTGCCGCATGTACGAGGGGTGGGCCGAGGTGGCGGCGGGCTACGAGAAGTCGCTGTGGGCGGCCACCGGCAGCCCGGTGCGCGCGGCGCTGCTGGCCGCCGTGCTGGGGTGGGTGTTCGTGCTGCCGCCGGTGGCCGCGCTGGCCGGGTCGCGGGTGGGCTGGCTCGGGTACGCGGCCGCGGTGGTCGGGCGCGTGGTGACGGCCCGCCGGACCGGGGGCCGCGCGTGGCCGGACGCGTTGGCCCACCCGGTGTCGGTCGGCGTGCTGCTGCGCCTGCTGGCGGGTTCCTGGCGGGCCCGGCGCGCGGGGACGTTGACCTGGAAGAACCGGCCGCTGCACGGGAGCCGCTGA